Proteins from a genomic interval of Anas platyrhynchos isolate ZD024472 breed Pekin duck chromosome 4, IASCAAS_PekinDuck_T2T, whole genome shotgun sequence:
- the PARM1 gene encoding prostate androgen-regulated mucin-like protein 1 yields MGCCCRLLLALLLLLPAGLGDDPTASPLAPASTPPEVVGTAAGPGSGGTAVPAAAPHQPTPPTATGPTRDEVSSGPAEVDDPNGGTVAMLSPASIPTSTVAAADNPPVAFSSVPPALETAPSPRTVHNASVEGGTTDLGTPPSPTATPTPFSSSPRSSTPYSSPGTVLSPPTVPSSTTQSPVPMKTVPSPGTMAVASSLATEPTSPSVTVASPTEDTADGKSTPSTGVTMEEVPRALSAGSIVAITVTVIVLVVLVFAAAAYLKIRHSSYGRLLDDHDYGSWGNYNNPLYDDS; encoded by the exons GACTTGGTGATGACCCCACAGCTTCACCCCTTGCCCCCGCCAGCACCCCCCCAGAAGTGGTGGGGacagcagcggggccgggctcgGGGGGCAcagctgtccctgcagcagctccccaccagCCTACACCACCGACTGCCACGGGACCCACCAGAGATGAGGTGTCCTCCGGGCCAGCTGAGGTGGATGACCCCAATGGGGGCACTGTGGCCATGTTGTCCCCTGCTTCCATCCCCACAAGCACTGTCGCTGCAGCGGACAACCCCCCCGTAGCCTTCAGCTCGGTGCCACCGGCCTTGGAGACAGCCCCAAGTCCTCGGACAGTGCATAATGCCAGCGTGGAGGGAGGGACGACGGATTTggggacacctcccagccccacggccACACCTACacccttctcttcctccccacgCAGCAGCACCCCATACTCATCCCCTGGGACGGTGTTGTCCCCACCGACCgtccccagcagcaccacccaGTCACCAGTGCCGATGAAGACTGTCCCTTCCCCAGGGACGATGGCCGTGGCATCAAGCCTGGCCACGGAGCCAACGTCCCCCTCAGTGACTGTGGCCAGCCCCACCGAGGACACAGCCGATGGCAAAAGCACCCCCTCCACCGGAGTCACCATGGAAGAGGTCCCACGTGCCTTGAGCGCAG GGAGCATCGTGGCCATAACAGTGACGGTCAtcgtgctggtggtgctggtctTCGCGGCGGCGGCGTACCTCAAGATCAG GCACTCCTCCTACGGCCGGCTGCTGGACGACCACGACTACGGCTCCTGGGGGAACTACAACAACCCCCTCTACGACGACTCCTAG